The sequence GAATACTTTAAAAATCTTTTCATAACAACTGATCTCTTGGAATTACTCTCAAATATAGTTATATTATTTTCACATGGCTTAATTTCATGGTGATTATTAGTTTGGTGTGTCTCAAATGATTACCTTTCCAGCCCCGGGTTCACCCGGGGTGATAAAATGCATGCGAGTGGGAGATGGAAAACATTGAATGAAAACTTCCGCTTTTGGACATTGCATCTTAAACCCTGAGAATGTTTCCACAAAATATTATTTATTCATAAAAAACAACTTATAATAAAGGGGGGTTGAAAAAGAATGGAAAGTTCTACTAAGAATGATATTTTAAAGCTGGCAGGATCCTTTTTAATTGTGATTATTTTTGCAGCCATAGGCAGTTTGGCTACCTTTTCGCAAATACCAACCTGGTATGCGACTCTAGTTAGGCCTGACTGGGCACCACCAAGTTGGGTGTTCCCTGTGGTTTGGACTACTCTTTACATCTTAATGGCACTGGCTTTGTTCCTGGTGTGGAGGAAAGGGCTGGAAACCAAACCTGCAAAGGTGGCAGTAGCTGTATTTTTAGTTCAACTGGCTATAAATGCCTTATGGTCGGTGGTATTCTTTGGACTCCATTCCCTTGGAGGTGGAGTGGTACTGGTAGTAATGTTGTGGATAGCAATACTGGCTAACATTATTGTATTCTACCGAATATCAAAATGGGCAGGCATACTGCTCGTACCCTACATAATCTGGGTGACAATAGCCAGTTACCTTAACTACACAGTATATCTCTTAAATCCATAGTTTAATCCATGGGAAATAGGGTTACAGGAATCAATCCCCTGAATATTTCTTTTTTTTATCGAGTTTTTGTATTTTTTTGATTTTAAATTTAGTGAATTGTTGAATAAAGAATTGTTGAATTAACAGTGTGGTTAAGTTTAAAAATCAGAATTCATATAATTCTAGCACAAAATAAAAAAAAGAGAAGATATGAATAATCTGGAACCAGTACCCATAAAATCCCCTGTTAAAGGGGAGTGGATGGTCTTAAATAGTCCTGGCACTAAAATTCCCAGTCATGGTACTCATTCTTTTGCAACAACCTATGCCTATGACCTCATGCAGGTTGACTGGACCCAAAAACATGTTAAATTCCACAGGAAAAGCACTTTAGATCATGTTTTAGGTAGGGTGCATTTGAAGGACTGTTACTCCTATGGAAAACCTATCTACGCACCTATTTCTGGCATGGTAGTTGAAGCCCTTGACGAATACCCTGAACGCGACCCTGTACAGCCACTCCGTGATATTTCAGTGGCCTTACGGAATGCCTGGGTTTTCGATCCCCACAAACATAACATCCAGGATATTGCTGGTAATTTCGTTATAATTCAAGGTGACCGAGTATGGGATGGGGTGTGGGCATTTCTCGGGCATATGAAAACCGGTTCAGTAAAAGTAAAAAACGGTGATACAATCGAATCAGGTACTCTCATCGGGAATGTGGGTCATTCCGGTAACTCAACAGCCCCTCACCTTCATTTCCAGCTCATGGATGGTCCTGATGCAAACAATGCCCGGGGTATTCCCTGTTGTTTTGCTGAATATGAATTATGCCAGGATAAACATTGGGTTAAGGTAGAAAAGGGAATACCAAAAAATGAGGATAGGATTCGTTTTTAAGTACAGGTTTTTTTAAGAGGATGAGTTTTTAATTTTATTTAAGATTCTCCAGGGGTTGCTGATCCGGAAAAACTCACAGGATCATTGTGAAAACATTACTTACATCTTTACTTGGGATCCGTTTTTTTGGGATCCATTTCTTGCTGGTTTTGTGGTGAGATTGCAGTTAATTTTATATGTAATGATTAATAATGTTAAATTGATTATCATGTTTTATCATGATAAATTAAATCAGTTTAAGTGATCTGTATGTTAAGAATAAAAGGAATATACGAACTCCCTCATGAAGAAGATGGATTCAGAATTTTAATTGATGAATCCTGGCCTGAAAACTTATCCAGAGAAGAAGCTCAAGTTGATTTATGGCTTAAAGATATATCCCCACCGGATCAACTCCAATGGGAGGATGGGGAAAGTATAAGCTCTGCCAGTGTTGAAGATGAAAATCCTGAGGAACTCTGGAGACAAACTGCTCTAAAACTTATCAGGGATACTGAAAAAGAAAAAGGGACTGTTACTTTTTTATGCTCCACTATCCAGAGCATAAACCAGTTGCAGTTTTAAACTGATCCTAGTTTACTGCAGTTGCAGTTTAAACTAGTCACAGTTTGCATTGCTTTTTCAATAGTCCGAGTTTCAATAGTCCGAGTTTCAATAGTCCGAGTTTCAATAGTCCGAGTTTCAATAGTCCCAGTTTCACTAGTCCCAGTTTTTTAAAGATACTCCCTTCCAAATCCTTATTTTTTTTATCCGGAAATTTTAAAGGTGTGATAAGTAGGCATTACTTCCCACTCCCTCTACCTCAACTGCCTTGACATTCATCTATCAATAGTAAATTCACCAAGTTGTTAGTGGATCCCATGAAAAGTAAGCTCTACGATAGAATGTGAAGCTCTATGATAACCAAAAAATTCGTTCTCCTGGACATTGATTACATCACCCGGAATCATGAACCAGTTATAAGGCTGTTCGGAAAGCTGGTTGGAGATAATGAAGAAGGACACATCATAGTCATGGATAAGAGCTTCAGACCTTACATCTATGTCATTCCTTCTGATCATTCTCGCCTGGATGACTGCACTCGCCAGTTAAGTGAATTAAAACTTCTATCAGTGGAAAAAGTTATTAAAAATGATATGGGGGAATTGAAAGAGGTCCTGAAGGTGACCTTCAAACATCCTCAGGATATTCCTAAACTAAGGGATAAAATATTGAATTTGAAGTCTGTGAAGGAAATCAGGGAGCATAATATTCCATTTTACCGCAGATACCTTATAGATAAAGGATTATTTCCTCTGAAGGTGGTGGAAGTGCAGGGTAATATCTTAAATTCCCCCAGATCTTCACGGGGAGTACGGGGATCACGGAGGTCACAGGAACCACAAACAGGAAGTCCAGAGGGTAGTTCCATACAAAAACCCTGCATCTTCCAGGTGGAAAAATCTCCCACCCCTCTGGAGTCCAGTTTACCAGAATTCACTGTTTTGAGTTTTGATATTGAAGTCTACAACCCCCGGGGCATGCCCCAACCAGACCTGGATCCCATTATCATGATTAGTTTCTCCAGTAACCATGGCTTCAGGAAAGTTTTATCCACCAAAAATACTCCTGATTCCTCCGACCCCAATGGTTTGCTCCTGGACTTTGTGGAAGTAGTATCTCATGAAAAAGAATTACTGGAGAAATTCGTGGAAACTGTGCAATCAGAAAACCCGGATATCATCCTGGGATACAATTCAGACTCATTCGACTTTCCCTATATTCGTGACAGGGCAGCTAAACTGGGGGTGCCTCTCAAGCTGGGAATAGACGGATCCTCACCCAAGTTCACCAGAATAGGTTTCAGCAGCTCTGCCATGATCAGGGGCAGGGTTCACATTGACCTTTACTCTAATATTCGTCGTTATATGCATCTGGCCCGTCACACCCTGGAGCACGTTTACCTGGAACTATTTGGGGAGGAGAAACTGGACATCCCCGGAGATAAGATCTACCTTTACTGGGATGAAGGGGGCAGGAGACTGGAAACACTATTCCATTACTCCCTGCACGATGCAGTGGCAGTTACCAGGATAGGAGAGAGGATGCTACCTCTCAACACTGAATTAACCCGTATTGTGGGCCAACCATTGTTTGATGCAGCCCGTATGGCATCAGGACGACTTGTTGAGTGGTACTTAATAAGAAAATCATTTGAACAGGGATACTTAGTGCCAAATAAACCATCTCCTGATGAATTAATCCAGCGGGAAGGTAAACATGTGGTGGGTGGCTATGTCAAAGAACCAGTGAGTGGTTTGCACGAGAATATTGTTTACTTTGATTTTAGAAGCCTGTACCCCAGTATAATAATCTCCAAGAACATTTCCCCGGACAGCCTCACCAGTGGGGAAAACTGCCATATATCACCGGAGTACGGTCATAAATTCCTTAAAGAACCAGTGGGTTTTATTCCATCAGCCATTGGCCAGATACTCCAGGATCGGATAAAAATCAAGTCTCAAATGAAAGAATCCCGTGATGATCATCAGCTCAGTGTCCTGAACAATCAGCAGGAAGCCCTGAAACGACTGGCCAACACATTCTATGGACTGTACAATCACAGTACATTCAGGTGGTATAGCTTGAAATGTTCAGAATCCATAACTGCTTGGGGGAGGGATTTCCTCAAAAAAACCATGAAAAACTCTGAAAAACAGGGATTCAAACCAGTGTATGCAGATACGGATGGATTCTTCGCAACTTACGTCGGCCCAATGGATTAGGGGCAAACTATTGGTTAATTTAAAACTAGTTCACTTAATCTTAGGGGTTAGAATATTCATAAGTTTAGAATTGATTTAGCTCTTAATTGTTTTAGAATATTTTCTGCTTGTTTTAGAACAAAATCTACTTTTGATTTAAAATAACTGCATGCCTGTTTAAAAAGAACATTACTGGGTGGAAATCCCACCCTTATCCATCAACAAAATGGTTATATTAATCAACTTATGGTTTGCCCACTAAAAATTCGGCCACACCGTAACCTTCCTTACCATCCCAGTCGTATTTGGAAATAGTTTCTATGAGAATCATCTTCTCATCAACTGGAACCATTCCAAATCGGATAACCTCACCATCAACTGAATACTGGGAACCATTTTTGTCAAACAGGTTCATTTTAAACGTGGATGGGATTCCATTATCAAATTTCAGATCTATGTCTGATTTTGTCAGTGGCTGGTTAGCTGAACCGGTGTAAAAGTATCCTGCATCTATATCTCCTTCATCAACTGAGAGTTTGGTTATGTTAAAAGCCGCATCACGTGAAAACTCGGAGTTTATCCACATCCACATCTTGGGAGATCCCCATTCCCTTACCCCACGGCTCAGGTCTCTTTCACCCAGTGCTTCAATTTCAAATACCTCTCCATCAACTTCGACTTTTCCCATTGCCTTTCCAAACTGTTCATAATGTTCTGAGGCTACATTAGATGACATTTCTGTCTGTTTTTCATCAACACAATCCACATAATCCATAACCGGGTTTAAAGCTTCCCAGGTTACATCCATCTTAACCTTGAATTCCTGGGGAACTTCTCCTCTTGGGTCAAAAATGGAACCATTATATTTAAGTCTCCATTTACCGGATTCAAGTTCCTGGTAATCCAAGCCGGCAATTTCAAGTGGATTATCATCACAGGGTGTTTCTAATTTAATACCAGCTATCTGCTGGGGAGACATTATAAAGAAGAACATTGATTTTTCATTTTTATTGACCTTGTTCCCTATACGCATAAAAGCGGTCAAATCGTTATTTTTATCATGAAAATTAAAATAATAGCTTTCATTCCATTCGTCATGTTTTTTCAGACTTTCCAGATCAAAATCCATTACAAATCACCGACCCGTTTTTTTCCTAAACCAAATAATTTTTCTAAACCAATAAATTTTTTGTAAATATTCACATTTTTTTGTAAGTATTCCCTGATTTAATGTTATTCTTTTTTATAAACAACACCTTCATTACCATCAACCACCAGTTTTTCACCGGTTTTAAATAGAGTGGTAGCTCCTTTAACTGCAGTCACGGCTGGAATCCTGTATTCTCTGGAAATAACTGCTCCATGGGATAGTATTCCTCCGGTTTCGGTGATAAGACCACCCACCTTTGAGAATACTGCGGTCCAGGCTGGATCGGTGTTACTGGTAATTAGGATTTCATCATCTTCCATCTGTGATAATTCTTCAATGGATTCCACAACTCTTGCTTTACCTGTGAATATTCCAGGACTGGCTGCTGCACCATAAATTGCATTCTGGTCGTATTCAGTCACAGTATCATCAAATTCAATCCCATTTTTAAGGAATTTAGGTGGAAGTGATGATTTGTATCTGTAAAACTCTTTCTTCCTCTTTAGAATCTCCTCCTGCAAGGAGAGAATATTTTCAGAAAGGGTATTCCCATTTAGCTCTGTTTTTTGTAAATCACTGGTATCAAAGAATGAGAATAACTCCTTTTCATAAAGGAAGAAAACATCATCCACATCATCAATGATTTGTTTCTCAGCTAATCTCCTTCCCATATCACGTAACATCAGTCTCTGACGGAAAAGCAGGTGGTCCAAGTAGAATCTTTGATTTTCCCTGAAGGTTAGATAGGTTTGGGCTAAATTAAGCACCACTTTGAATGTTTTCTCTTTGAAGAATCCGCCTCTTAATTTTTTTATCCTACTTGAAACTTCCTTTTCGGTTTTAAACCGGTTGGCACGGCTTTCTGATTCATTCTTTCTTAAATCCAGATCTGAAGAAGACAGTAACTTAATAACTTCCAGCACGTAAGCTTTATCTTCTCTCCAACGAGGGTACAGTATTTCACGGGTATTGGACCTGTGCCCGTAATCTGCAATAAACTGATCGAACTGTCTTTTAAAATCAGGATTGGATGATATCATTTCATCAATCTTTGATTCATCCAGAAGACTCATATCCTCGATTGCATTCATTTTACCCAGCAATGCAGGGTCTTCTCTTGAAGTTATGGCTAGATCAGAGAATTTTATATTCATTTCCACGGTTTTGTTATCATCCAAACCTGAGATCAAACCAGCGTAGAGGGAGCCATCCTCATCATCCAGCCATTTCACCAGCCAGTTCTTGATCATGAGGTTGGTGGCTATGGAATGGGATACCATACCATACCTTATCAGCTGGTAATGTTTGATTCCGGAGTTTTCAATATCATCATAGAGTTCTAGGAGTTCCTCATCACATAACGTGTCCAGATCAGTTTTATCGAAGTCTTCACATTTTTCCATGAATCCCTGGGCCCATTTTCGGTATGCCTTATCTGTCCGGTGCATCATCCCGTCCGGGTCTCGAATAGCCACTAAAACTTGTGATATTAATGCTTTATGCATTAGGGAAGGATACTCGGATATTCGTTTTTGATCTTCCAATGGATAATAATTCAACAACTCTTTGGATCGTGCAAATTTAGGGTAATAGGAAAAAGCCTTCTCCAAAACCCAGCTGTTGAAATAAACCCTTGATTTATGCAGTTTTAAAAGTTCAGTGTCGGTTATCTCTTTATATCCCATTATCCGGGCACCTTCATGGTTCACGTAATCAGTGAGCATTTTACCCATAACATCGTAAAAGAGTGGAGTGGTTGCATCAGCCCAGTACTCATCCCCGTAAGCCCGGGTCCATAGAATATCATCTTTATCCTCGTTGAGGGTGGTTACTGGTCTTGATTGGAGGATGTAAATCTTTAAAGAGGTTTTTTCGGGATTATTCAACATTTTATACTTATCTACATCTTGATCAGACTCATCCTTTCTATATTCTATGGCCCATTCAATATCCTGACTAACACCGAAAAAATCTTCAAGTTCTACTCCAATCTGGAGTAACATTTTAAGAACATCATCATTGAGACTTGTTTTTTCCCTGTCCTCTTCATCTATGGTAATTAAAGTGTTCTGGCCGTTGGCCAGGAAATATCCTTTATTTTTGGTTTTAATATTCTTTTCCAGGATTTTCCCATCTCTTCCCAGGACGAAAATATCTGGGGTGACTATTCCTGAGGCAATGGCTTCACCCAGGCCCCAGCTGGACTCAATAACCACCTGGTCTGTTCCATTAACTGGATTGGCAGTGAAGGTAACTCCACTGATATCGGCGTTGACCATTTTCTGAACCAGTACTGCTAATCCTGCTGATGATAATTCAGTGTCTAAATGCCCAATGGAAGAATCATGCCTGTACTTCACGGCACGGTCAGTCCAGTAAGATGCCCAGCATTGGATGATGTTTTCTAAAATATCGTCCTTCTTTATATTCAGGAAACTATCCAGTTGCCCTGCAAAACTGGCATCTGCCAGGTCTTCAGCAACTGCTGATGATCTTACCGCGTAGTATCCGTCAGGAAGATCAGATATTTTTCGGGTAATTTCTAAAAACAGATCCTGTGGTAATTCCTGGGATTTTATCATGCTTCGAATGGCAGAACAACCCTGAGAAATTGAATCTTCATGGGTAAAATCAATAATCCTAAGTATTTCAGATATTTTAGCTTCTAATTCTTTTTTAATAAAAAAATCATAGGCATCTACTGAAACTGTAAATGCTGGGGGAATGTTAAACCCGGCTGCTGACATTTTAGCTAGATTAAGTGCTTTACCACCAATTTTTTCAATTGATAAATCTTTTTCCTTGAGATCTACCACGTACTTATCCTTATCCACCATATTATCAGTGCCCATTAGTATAATCAATATATCCTTTTGTATTTATTTTTAAAATAAGTAGAATTCTCTATTTGATTCTAAAATAAGTAGAATATAAAACAGTATGATCAGGGGAGGTGCGTTGCTTTAACCACACCTGGTTATGGGGCCCCCTAGTTCTATTAATTTAATAAAACAGATTATGAAATATTTTGGGTGGATTTATTTTTTTATCCACCGAGTTTGTTTACAATGTTCTGCAGGTGAGTATGGGCTTGTGCTTCGTTGGTATTGATTTGTCTGGCTAACTTTGCGAATTCACGGAGATCATTGGCATAAGCTGTACTATCGCCGTTTTTAATATCTGCGGCCTGTTTATCTATGTTACTTTTGATCTGGTCAATCAGGGTTAAGGTTTCGTTAGTATAGGTTAACCTTATTTCCTGGGCTACATCTCCCTTTAACAGCACGTCATATCTCATTGCTATGTCGTGGTTCATGGTGAAATTGTTTTTAAATTCATTCATCATTTTAGTGTAGTTTCCATTATCACCGCTCATCTGTTCGGCGATATTATTTCTTTCATTTTGTGAAACCATGGATAAGGCATTATAACTTTCCACCATGTTTGCTGAGTTTTCTATCTGTGTTATCTCCGATTCAGGAATTCCTGGGCTTGATGTGGCGTTAAGCTCCTCTTTTAATACTTTTAAATCTGCTGGAAGCAGTGTCATACTGGCGTAAGCATAGTAACTGGCATATCCCCCAACAATCACGGCAACTAAAATTATTAATGCTATTATTTTTTTATTCATTCTCAAATCCCCTCCCTAATCTAATATCACTCAGTATTATGTAAAATGAATATTTAAATATTCTTAAAACTCACATTCTACTGGATGCAGGAATAACTTAGCAGGGTCTTGGAAAACCAGTTTATAATGATAATATGTTTAATGTTTGTGGGGTACGTGTTAGATGGTCTTGTGTGTTAGATACGAGTGGAATGCTTTGAATTCCGGTATCCCACCATATCTTAAAATGAATATGGACTGTTAAAATGAATAATGTTACTTTGAATCCAGTTGAAAATGAAATTGAGAATAAAATGGTTAAAATTACAGATTATAAAAAAAATAAGAGGTACTAAATAATTAAAACGGGCCCGACGGGAGTTGAACCCGCGGCCACCTGGTTAAAAGCCAGGCGCTCTCCCAGACTGAGCTACGGGCCCTTAAAATGCCTGAAATGAGTGAATTTAAGTTGTGGGCTTCCACATTCTTTCATAATACTCAACACAAAAACAGGGTAGTAAATGGTTTATCAAACTATTATTTAAAGTTTGGCAATTGAAGACATGTTAATATTAAATAGATTGCTCTTAAGAACATAATACGTTAATGAATTGAAGATACCAGTCTTATTCCTTTTGTGTATTATATTTCATATTGAAATGTGATGTTATTGGTATTTTTACACTTATAATGGGTGTCCTGCTGAACGAATTCATATCAGAATTAATGATTATTTTAGATAGGAGACACTTTTTAGGGATTCAGTCAGTAATTATTCTGGAGATGTACTTTAGAAGTTAGTGTAGATTATAGGATGGCACAGTTATTTTAATGCATGATAATCATCTAAAATAGGATTCTAGGTAAAGAATATAATATAAAAGGAGTGCAGGGGAAGGGATTCGAACCCTTGAAGGCCTGCGCCAGAGGATCTTGAGTCCACCCCCGTTGACCGCTTGGGTACCCCTGCAACGTACTCAATAAAAGAACCATATCTGTAATTATAATAAATTGAATCATACTGTAATTACTGCGAAGGAATCTCTGTAAATGATTGAGCGGGCCCGACGGGGATTGAACCCGCGACACCTTGGTTAAGAGCCAAGCGCTCTGCCAGACTAAGCTACGGGCCCTCTAGAATGCCCTGAAATGAATTAAACCCAGATTATAGGTTCCTAAATCCATATTTATATTCCAAAACAAACAGGGTAGTACATGATTTGTTAAGCTATTATTTAAAGTTTAGTAATGGTAGGAAGTAATATTTTATAAAAGGAGTGCAGGGGAAGGGATTCGAACCCTTGAAGGCCTACACCAATAGGCCCTGAACCTATCCCCGTTGACCGCTTGGGTACCCCTGCAATATACAGTGATGGTCGGCTATCGTATATATAATTTAACTTTTTTTACATTTGACTTTATCCGGGAATTGATCTGTCCAGGTACTAAAATTCATTGTTCATAAAGTACTAAGTTGATTTGTACAATATTACTGGATTGATTTTTCCTTAAGTACTGGATTTGGTTGTCTAAAGTAGTGGCTTGATCTGTCCAAGTACACTCTTCTTTAGATCATCCCTTTTAAGTTTACCCTTTCCTCAGGAAATAAGCAATTAAGCCCAAAGTCAGGAATATGCATGAAATACTCCCTATAACTGAGACAATATCTGCATTTTGGATAAATGGCAGGCATAGATAAAAAATCATCGATCCTAAGACTTCAAATCCAATTACAATTCCAATCAATCCGATTCTTTCCAGAAATGACTTGAAATCATATAAACGGTATCTCCTTTAAAATTTGAACGAATAATAATCACCATTTCGATTCAATTTAAAAAAACCATAACATTGCCTTTCATATATTCCTCAGTTTAAGTTTATTCCCTTATTATTTTGAATTTATTCTTAAAATTCAATTAAATTGCCTATTTTCATTATAAGGGTCAACTATTTTCTTATAGGGCTAATATATTGGAGGCGTTAGGTAGGTTGTATTCAATCAACCTACCTTCAAAAGTAACCATCATATTTTTATGTAAAAGAGAAGGGAAATGTATTACTTTTTATTTGTGGTAGTTACCTAAAATTAAAATAGACGCCAGAAACACCACTAAAATAATTAAAAGTGGCCATAATCCTTCAATGGTTATGCTGGTCCGGTTAAAGATGTTCCTAATGGAAAATTGCCAGGTCATCTGCCCCCATAAACAGGTCCCGGCCAGTATGCCGTTTATCTTCAAACGTTTTTTCTCTTTCTGGATGGCCAGGTACTCCTCATTAAAATCATTTTTAGCGCTGCTGCTTAACCATCCAGATCCCAGCTTGTAAACCTGGGAAATGGTTAAAACATTCTTATACCTGTCTCGGTACTTATGGGATGCTTTACGCCAGCTTTCACGCTTAGCTTCTCTGCTGCAGTTCTTCTTATCTTGTGGGCAGTACTTCTGATTGGGTGATCGAACCTCGAAGGGATCACCGCACCACTGGCAGTATCTGATTGCTGTGACTTTTTTACTCATAATAATTCGCCTAATGGGGATTAAATGATAAAAAGTATTGATCTGTGATTTTTTTAATTGAAGTGTAATTTAGGTTTTTGAAGTTATGATGGTGTGGACTTCATTTTTAACCATCATAATTTTATATCATTAACTTGTTGAAAGTATTACTGAATAATTCCAGATAATAGGTTAATTTAGGTGAACCCATGGTATAATTTTATCTTTAAATCGATGGATGATTCTTATTCCTTAATTTATTAATACTGCGGTCCTGTTTTTGACATAAAACTATGATGGTTATTGGTGAATGAGACAGTTTAAGGTTAAATTTTTATAACCCGGTCCAATTCACAGGAGCATATTTCAATGGGAAAGAAAAAGAAAAAACCTTCCAGAAAAAATAAAAAAGAAAAAAAGAATAATAATCCTGCTAATCAAGAAATAACCGAAGAAACAACGCATTATGGTTCACAAATATATGGAAAATATGCCTTTTTGGCAATATTCATTGGGGCAATAATATTCATGTTCATCTATTTAGGTGGTCTGGTAATGTTTTTAATCAATTAAATGTTTTTAATCAAATATCTGTTTAGTCAGATGATCTGCTTTTGGAAATTTTCATTGTGAGTTTAGATTTAAATTGTGAGTTTAGATAAATTCATTCGGGAAACATTCACTCTTTCTGGAAATTCACAAGAACTCCCTTTATATTTAATAATGTAGAAGAATCATACTTCTATTATATGATTGACTTATGAGGGGAAACCCCCAATTAATCAATTCAGATAAGGGGACTTTAATGTGAAATGCAGAAATTGTGGGCATGATAATGACGCGGATGCGGCGTTCTGTGAAGAATGTGGTACTAAACTGGTGGGAGAACCATCTTTTGGAAGAAGTCCTCCCGTAAAACCCAAAAAAGAAGGTTCAAAGAGAACTAACAATATTTTAATATTTGCCATCATTGCACTGGTGATCATACTGGGAATAATGGGTGGAATTCTCCTAAAACTCCCTGGAAACTCCACAAAAGCGGCAAACAATACTACGGTTACCAATTCCACAGTCCCCCCACAGATATCCTTAACAGAGGGATTTTCTGTTTCTGAGGTTCCCGGTCTTGCACAGGAAATATCAAGAACCGAAGTTGGATTCACCACTATTTCCTATGGTGGGGTAACCCTGGATAAAAACCAGTGCCTTTACATATTATCCAGGGGTATTGTGATGATAAACAATGCCCAGACTGGGAACATCCCTATAAACCAGTACAAAAATCCGGATAATGCTTACGGAACAGTCACCTCTGCCACCATCACTAAAACTGAATACGTGGACATGGCCCAGAGAACCTACACTTGGATGGACAACAATGGCCAATCCCCTAACTACATTGGTATAAAAGTATCAGGACAACCTGATCTATCCCCGGATACTTTACTGAACCTGTACTCAAAGGCATTAACTCAGTATAAATCAACCGGCCAGCTACCAACCAGTGTCACAATACCCTAAACCTTTTTTAAGGATATGGGATGATTTTTGTTTTAAAATAAGATTTATGGTAATATGAGGGTTAAAATGGGGAAGAAACTTCAATTATTTTTGGTACTGGTTGTTCTATTTGGTGTAGTGTTAATATCCTCATTTTATTTATTCCCTGTCCAGAAAAATACCTCAACCGTACCTGTCTTCAGCAGTGTGGTTCTGGGAGAAACTGAATACGGAACAGTTACCAGGGATGGTCCCTATGGAAATGCCAGTTCTGGCAACAGGATAGCCTACATAGTTGGTGTTCATCCCCTGGAATACCAGGCCCACGATGCCCTGGTTGAATCTGTAAAAAACCAGAATAAATCTCTTAAAAACTGTTACTACATTTATCGGGTAAATGTCACTCAGGGGGCTGATGATTATGACCATGGAAGGGCCAACGGCCAAGCACTGGCCTATACTTATGTGGTGCCAGATGTTAAAAACTCTTCAATAGACCTGGCTATTGATGTGCATTCCAACGAGGGTAACTACCAGGAAAAATGGTTCCTCTTCATCCCCAGTCCATCTGAAAAGGCAGAATCAATTGCACATACCATAAAAAATGAGACCAACTGGTTAACAGTTTACAGCCCCCCTAACCCCACCAGCCCGGCCTATGTGACCATTCCTCTGATCCAGGCGGGAATTCCGGCAATTATCTATGAAACCTACACCTATGAATCAGTCCAGCAGTCTCAAAAACATGCT is a genomic window of Methanobacterium formicicum DSM 3637 containing:
- a CDS encoding pseudomurein-binding repeat-containing protein, encoding MKCRNCGHDNDADAAFCEECGTKLVGEPSFGRSPPVKPKKEGSKRTNNILIFAIIALVIILGIMGGILLKLPGNSTKAANNTTVTNSTVPPQISLTEGFSVSEVPGLAQEISRTEVGFTTISYGGVTLDKNQCLYILSRGIVMINNAQTGNIPINQYKNPDNAYGTVTSATITKTEYVDMAQRTYTWMDNNGQSPNYIGIKVSGQPDLSPDTLLNLYSKALTQYKSTGQLPTSVTIP
- a CDS encoding PEP/pyruvate-binding domain-containing protein; this translates as MVDKDKYVVDLKEKDLSIEKIGGKALNLAKMSAAGFNIPPAFTVSVDAYDFFIKKELEAKISEILRIIDFTHEDSISQGCSAIRSMIKSQELPQDLFLEITRKISDLPDGYYAVRSSAVAEDLADASFAGQLDSFLNIKKDDILENIIQCWASYWTDRAVKYRHDSSIGHLDTELSSAGLAVLVQKMVNADISGVTFTANPVNGTDQVVIESSWGLGEAIASGIVTPDIFVLGRDGKILEKNIKTKNKGYFLANGQNTLITIDEEDREKTSLNDDVLKMLLQIGVELEDFFGVSQDIEWAIEYRKDESDQDVDKYKMLNNPEKTSLKIYILQSRPVTTLNEDKDDILWTRAYGDEYWADATTPLFYDVMGKMLTDYVNHEGARIMGYKEITDTELLKLHKSRVYFNSWVLEKAFSYYPKFARSKELLNYYPLEDQKRISEYPSLMHKALISQVLVAIRDPDGMMHRTDKAYRKWAQGFMEKCEDFDKTDLDTLCDEELLELYDDIENSGIKHYQLIRYGMVSHSIATNLMIKNWLVKWLDDEDGSLYAGLISGLDDNKTVEMNIKFSDLAITSREDPALLGKMNAIEDMSLLDESKIDEMISSNPDFKRQFDQFIADYGHRSNTREILYPRWREDKAYVLEVIKLLSSSDLDLRKNESESRANRFKTEKEVSSRIKKLRGGFFKEKTFKVVLNLAQTYLTFRENQRFYLDHLLFRQRLMLRDMGRRLAEKQIIDDVDDVFFLYEKELFSFFDTSDLQKTELNGNTLSENILSLQEEILKRKKEFYRYKSSLPPKFLKNGIEFDDTVTEYDQNAIYGAAASPGIFTGKARVVESIEELSQMEDDEILITSNTDPAWTAVFSKVGGLITETGGILSHGAVISREYRIPAVTAVKGATTLFKTGEKLVVDGNEGVVYKKE